One Nicotiana sylvestris chromosome 12, ASM39365v2, whole genome shotgun sequence genomic window carries:
- the LOC104210684 gene encoding cytochrome P450 76A2-like, whose protein sequence is MQWEWSYLFFSTIIFLPVLLLIFPKKKANSSYKLPPGPPGLPIFGNMFELGSLPYKKVAVLKQKYGPILWLKIGPSINSMVVQTAQAAADLFKNHDISFADRCTVDVNQAHNYYQGSMALGQYGSFWRLQRRICTVEMFVNKKINETVSVRGKCVNEMVKWIEKEANVVKKGSGIEVTRFVFLASFNMLGNLIFSKDLADPESEEASDFFNAMKGIMEWSGVPNVSDIFPSLRRFDLQSLRKKMTRDMGKAMEFGSAFLKEREEERIKGGQKRNKDFLDVLLEFEGTGKDEPAKLSQHEIKILVMEMFLAGSETTSSSVEWALTELLRHPEAMAKVKAELSKVVGPNKKFEESDIDNLPYMQGVLKESLRLHPPLPFLIPRSTIQDTKFLGYDIPKGTQVLVNVWAIGRDPECWDDPMSFKPERFLSSNIDVKGQHYELMPFGAGRRMCVGLPLGHRMMHFALGSLLHEFDWELPDGVSPKSINMDESFGVTARKRHSLKVIPKKS, encoded by the exons ATGCAATGGGAATGGAGCTATCTATTTTTTTCTACAATCATTTTCTTACCAGTTCTTCTACTAATATTTCCCAAGAAAAAGGCTAATTCTTCCTACAAATTACCTCCAGGACCACCTGGATTACCAATTTTTGGTAATATGTTTGAACTTGGATCTCTGCCATACAAAAAAGTTGCAGTTCTAAAACAGAAATATGGTCCTATTTTATGGTTAAAAATAGGTCCTTCTATTAATTCTATGGTAGTTCAAACAGCTCAAGCTGCTGCAGACTTATTCAAAAACCATGATATTTCTTTTGCAGATAGATGTACTGTTGATGTAAATCAGGCACATAATTACTATCAAGGGTCTATGGCTTTAGGCCAATATGGTTCCTTTTGGCGCTTACAAAGGCGAATATGTACTGTTGAAATGTTTGTAAACAAAAAGATAAATGAAACAGTGTCCGTTAGAGGCAAATGTGTAAATGAAATGGTTAAATGGATTGAGAAAGAAGCGAACGTTGTGAAAAAAGGAAGTGGGATTGAGGTAACGCGTTTTGTATTTCTTGCATCGTTTAATATGTTAGGAAATTTGATTTTTTCAAAAGATTTGGCGGATCCAGAGTCAGAAGAGGCCTCAGATTTCTTCAATGCTATGAAAGGAATTATGGAATGGTCAGGTGTTCCTAATGTTTCTGATATATTTCCAAGTCTTAGAAGGTTTGATCTACAAAGTTTGAGAAAGAAGATGACGCGAGATATGGGAAAGGCTATGGAATTTGGATCTGCATTTCTTAAGGAACGTGAGGAAGAGCGAATTAAAGGCGGGCAGAAAAGGAATAAAGATTTCTTGGATGTTTTGCTTGAATTTGAAGGCACTGGAAAAGATGAACCAGCTAAGTTATCACAACATGAGATCAAAATATTAGTAATG GAAATGTTTTTAGCCGGTTCAGAGACGACAAGCAGCAGTGTAGAATGGGCATTAACGGAGCTCTTGCGTCACCCTGAAGCAATGGCTAAAGTGAAAGCAGAGTTATCAAAAGTAGTAGGACCAAACAAGAAGTTTGAAGAAAGTGACATTGACAATCTTCCTTATATGCAAGGAGTATTAAAGGAATCGCTTCGTTTACATCCACCTCTCCCTTTCTTGATCCCAAGAAGTACAATTCAAGATACTAAGTTCTTGGGCTATGACATACCAAAAGGTACTCAAGTTTTAGTAAACGTCTGGGCGATTGGAAGAGATCCTGAATGTTGGGACGACCCTATGAGTTTTAAGCCCGAGAGGTTTCTTAGCTCAAACATAGACGTGAAGGGACAGCATTATGAGCTAATGCCGTTTGGTGCTGGGCGAAGAATGTGCGTTGGTTTGCCATTAGGTCATAGGATGATGCATTTTGCTTTGGGATCTTTGCTACACGAATTCGACTGGGAACTTCCTGATGGTGTCTCTCCCAAATCTATTAATATGGATGAAAGTTTTGGGGTTACAGCAAGAAAACGCCACTCTTTGAAAGTAATACCAAAAAAGTCTTGA